Proteins encoded by one window of Arachis hypogaea cultivar Tifrunner chromosome 1, arahy.Tifrunner.gnm2.J5K5, whole genome shotgun sequence:
- the LOC112797290 gene encoding uncharacterized protein isoform X2 has translation MARKVHNHKRHSEGMNNSQQSMKLQEEASKIMYNPEVKLPHSTKGSKNNGYSNVNSVRELMNEELSTQSCNRNNVPSIVARLMGLDMMPLGSRSVVLLSDQCITDQNMENKIFDDDGMGKKFTNPMLLEEELKKFKREFEAYQASRLKEGPKVDERIRSVSQRTKSVQEMVPCNTNSKTKRKGKGKVAMNKSRRRFEDTSLSPTQITILKPYCYHEESLINSSETSQGRTSTGVKDFLEEVKVKLLSEMQGKSTLEKCSSSVRGSENERHNTKKQSNSKEVVCHRSSEFTDFVTRDVVEANLLHSQSTRSFRSEIEFNGQSSPEFISRGTMKYANLNDDSLLQKELSPMNLVRSLSAPLSGRFSRFSNGDQIRKKLEDLERMSFDAKKKKKDRFGIREKVSYLKQKFGLRGKIFAKRIHSMVETPNSIEDGFMVRDIRSGPTVLMKHGRNHDNFTEVPPSPASMCSSVHEELWRQNAILSPISTPSVSSVDDSIMPQVYGDISSDLNELSKQLSQLEFDSSEEFATKRKSAEYKLERLLDPAETYIRDLLVASGLYFGSWDKYLQREDTFTKPIANSIFEEVEESHKKCLVKENIIDNKLDHKMLLDLLNEALSIVLGQPLTMSKFRRKLNNSCIIQTPPCGKELLKLVWDIIHVSLYPPMSNTCSYSFDSLKAQDFGSMSLYGLMNDEINVLEMEMACSISDDLVEELIKDMMGF, from the exons ATGGCCAGAAAAGTTCATAACCATAAGAGACATAGTGAAG GTATGAATAATTCACAACAAAGCATGAAGCTGCAAGAAGAAGCATCAAAGATTATGTACAATCCAGAAGTTAAATTACCT CACTCTACTAAAGGATCAAAGAACAATGGTTATTCAAATGTGAATTCAGTGAGAGAATTGATGAATGAGGAGTTATCTACACAATCATGCAACCGAAATAATGTACCAAGCATCGTGGCGAGGTTGATGGGATTAGATATGATGCCATTAGGATCTAGATCTGTTGTTCTTCTATCAGATCAGTGCATAACTGATCAAAATATGGAGAATAAGATCTTTGATGATGATGGAATGGGAAAAAAGTTCACAAATCCAATGCTGCTGGAAGAAGAACTCAAGAAATTCAAGAGAGAATTTGAAGCATATCAAGCATCAAGGCTTAAGGAGGGTCCAAAAGTTGATGAAAGAATTCGAAGCGTTTCGCAAAGAACCAAGAGTGTTCAAGAAATGGTTCCATGTAATACAAATTCAAAgacaaagagaaagggaaagggaaaggtaGCAATGAACAAATCTAGAAGAAGATTTGAAGATACATCACTTTCACCAACTCAGATAACTATCTTGAAGCCTTATTGCTACCATGAAGAGAGTTTGATCAATTCATCAGAAACTTCACAAGGGAGAACAAGTACTGGTGTAAAAGATTTTCTTGAGGAAGTTAAGGTGAAGTTGTTAAGTGAAATGCAGGGGAAAAGTACTTTGGAAAAGTGTTCTTCATCGGTTCGAGGAAGCGAAAATGAGAGACATAACACTAAAAAACAATCCAATTCTAAAGAAGTGGTTTGTCATAGATCAAGCGAGTTCACAGATTTTGTGACTAGGGATGTTGTTGAAGCAAATTTACTCCATTCACAATCAACAAGATCTTTTCGAAGTGAAATCGAGTTCAATGGACAGAGTTCCCCTGAATTTATCAGCAGAGGAACAATGAAGTATGCAAATTTGAATGATGATTCATTGCTTCAGAAGGAGTTATCTCCAATGAACCTTGTAAGATCCTTGTCAGCTCCTCTATCAGGAAGATTTAGCCGCTTTTCGAACGGTGATCAAATTCGGAAGAAGCTTGAAGATCTTGAAAGGATGTCTTTTGAtgctaagaagaagaagaaagatagaTTTGGAATTAGAGAAAAAGTTTCTTATCTTAAACAAAAGTTTGGTCTAAGAGGCAAGATTTTTGCCAAAAGGATTCATTCAATGGTTGAAACTCCTAATAGCATTGAAGATGGTTTCATGGTGAGAGACATTAGAAGTGGACCAACTGTTCTCATGAAACATGGGAGAAACCAT GATAACTTCACCGAGGTTCCTCCTAGTCCTGCATCTATGTGTAGCAGTGTTCATGAAGAACTTTGGAGGCAGAATGCAATTTTAAGTCCAATTTCAACTCCAAGTGTATCTTCAGTAGATGATAGCATTATGCCACAGGTTTATGGAGATATCAGCTCTGATTTAAATG AACTAAGTAAGCAACTTAGCCAACTTGAGTTTGACAGCTCAGAGGAATTCGCAACAAAGCGAAAATCTGCCGAGTACAAATTAGAACGGCTACTCGATCCGGCGGAGACTTATATAAGAGATCTTCTTGTTgcttctggactttactttggATCATGGGACAAATACCTTCAAAGAGAGGACACATTTACAAAGCCTATAGCCAACTCAATTTTTGAAGAAGTGGAAGAATCTCACAAGAAATGTTTGGTTAAAGAGAATATTATTGATAACAAGTTAGATCACAAAATGTTACTTGATTTGTTAAACGAGGCACTTTCCATTGTTCTTGGACAACCTTTGACAATGTCTAAATTCAGAAGGAAACTCAATAATTCATGCATAATACAAACTCCACCATGTGGGAAGGAACTATTGAAGCTAGTATGGGACATTATCCATGTTTCGTTGTATCCTCCAATGTCTAACACATGTTCTTATTCATTTGATAGTTTGAAGGCACAAGATTTTGGATCCATGTCATTGTATGGACTAATGAATGATGAGATCAATGTCTTAGAAATGGAGATGGCATGTTCAATTAGTGATGATTTGGTTGAAGAACTCATAAAGGATATGATGGGATTTTAA
- the LOC112797297 gene encoding uncharacterized protein: MMSCSPSSSSSEEEDESFESYRRGGYHAVKIGDQFAGGRYIAQKKLGWGQFSTVWLAYDTKDEKYVALKIQKSAAQFVQAALHEIDILSAIGDGSPSHTKFVAQLIDHFKHTGPNGNHLCMVLEFLGDSLLRLIKYTRYKGIPLKKVREICTCILIGLDYLHREHGIIHTDLKPENILLISPINPSRDPLSTGASPILERPEGSISPSPSHMEKRLKRRARRMSMSLSMGRGDSIDEYPKRNIEEIDVRCKIVDFGNACWADNQFTDLVQTRQYRAPEVILQAGYSYSIDMWSFACIAFELATGDMLFNPRAGQGFSEDEDHLALMMELLGKFPKKMATSGAKCKDFFDRFGDLKRIRRLKMCPLKKLLVERYKFSEKDANEFSEFLLPLLDLSPEKRPSAQQCLQHPWIKDIDYAPFDIINNGNSLENLNVGMRNLQIAVGK, from the exons ATGATGTCGtgttctccatcatcatcatcatctgaagaagaagatgagagcTTTGAATCTTATCGAAGAGGAGGGTATCATGCTGTTAAAATTGGTGATCAATTTGCAGGTGGTAGGTACATAGCACAAAAGAAGCTTGGTTGGGGTCAATTTTCCACCGTTTGGCTTGCTTATGATACTAAAGATGag AAATATGTTGCTCTAAAGATCCAGAAAAGTGCAGCACAATTTGTTCAAGCTGCACTTCATGAGATTGATATCCTTTCAGCCATTGGAGATGGATCTCCTTCACACACAAAATTTGTTGCTCAACTAATTGATCACTTTAAGCACACAGGTCCAAATGGCAATCACCTTTGCATGGTTCTTGAGTTTCTTGGTGACAGTTTGCTTCGTCTAATCAAATACACTCGTTACAAAGGAATTCCACTGAAAAAAGTTAGGGAGATTTGCACTTGTATATTGATTGGTTTGGATTACTTGCATAGAGAACATGGCATCATCCACACTGACCTAAAACCCGAAaatattcttcttatttctcccaTCAATCCATCTAGAGACCCTTTAAGCACAGGAGCATCTCCCATTCTAGAAAGACCTGAGGGAAGCATCTCTCCATCTCCTAGTCACATGGAGAAGAGGCTTAAGAGGAGGGCGAGGAGGATGAGTATGAGTTTATCAATGGGGCGAGGCGATTCAATAGACGAATATCCGAAAAGGAACATAGAAGAAATTGATGTTAGGTGCAAGATAGTTGATTTTGGGAATGCTTGTTGGGCTGATAATCAATTTACAGATTTGGTTCAAACAAGGCAGTATAGAGCTCCTGAGGTTATATTGCAAGCTGGCTATTCCTACTCTATTGATATGTGGTCTTTTGCTTGTATTGCTTTTGAGCTTGCCACTGGTGATATGTTGTTCAACCCTAGGGCTGGACAGGGTTTTAGTGAGGATGAG GATCACCTTGCTTTGATGATGGAACTCCTAGGAAAGTTCCCTAAGAAG atGGCTACTTCTGGGGCGAAATGTAAGGATTTCTTTGACAGATTtggagatttgaaaagaattaggAGACTAAAAATGTGTCCACTGAAGAAACTGTTGGTTGAAAGATACAAATTTTCAGAGAAAGATGCCAatgaattttcagaatttcttttgcCACTTCTTGATCTTTCACCAGAGAAAAGGCCAAGTGCACAACAATGCTTGCAACACCCTTGGATCAAGGACATAGACTATGCTCCATTTGACATCATCAATAATGGAAATAGTCTTGAAAATCTCAATGTTGGCATGAGAAACCTTCAAATTGCTGTAGGGAAGTGA
- the LOC112797290 gene encoding uncharacterized protein isoform X1, whose translation MARKVHNHKRHSEVSIFAGMNNSQQSMKLQEEASKIMYNPEVKLPHSTKGSKNNGYSNVNSVRELMNEELSTQSCNRNNVPSIVARLMGLDMMPLGSRSVVLLSDQCITDQNMENKIFDDDGMGKKFTNPMLLEEELKKFKREFEAYQASRLKEGPKVDERIRSVSQRTKSVQEMVPCNTNSKTKRKGKGKVAMNKSRRRFEDTSLSPTQITILKPYCYHEESLINSSETSQGRTSTGVKDFLEEVKVKLLSEMQGKSTLEKCSSSVRGSENERHNTKKQSNSKEVVCHRSSEFTDFVTRDVVEANLLHSQSTRSFRSEIEFNGQSSPEFISRGTMKYANLNDDSLLQKELSPMNLVRSLSAPLSGRFSRFSNGDQIRKKLEDLERMSFDAKKKKKDRFGIREKVSYLKQKFGLRGKIFAKRIHSMVETPNSIEDGFMVRDIRSGPTVLMKHGRNHDNFTEVPPSPASMCSSVHEELWRQNAILSPISTPSVSSVDDSIMPQVYGDISSDLNELSKQLSQLEFDSSEEFATKRKSAEYKLERLLDPAETYIRDLLVASGLYFGSWDKYLQREDTFTKPIANSIFEEVEESHKKCLVKENIIDNKLDHKMLLDLLNEALSIVLGQPLTMSKFRRKLNNSCIIQTPPCGKELLKLVWDIIHVSLYPPMSNTCSYSFDSLKAQDFGSMSLYGLMNDEINVLEMEMACSISDDLVEELIKDMMGF comes from the exons ATGGCCAGAAAAGTTCATAACCATAAGAGACATAGTGAAG TATCTATTTTTGCAGGTATGAATAATTCACAACAAAGCATGAAGCTGCAAGAAGAAGCATCAAAGATTATGTACAATCCAGAAGTTAAATTACCT CACTCTACTAAAGGATCAAAGAACAATGGTTATTCAAATGTGAATTCAGTGAGAGAATTGATGAATGAGGAGTTATCTACACAATCATGCAACCGAAATAATGTACCAAGCATCGTGGCGAGGTTGATGGGATTAGATATGATGCCATTAGGATCTAGATCTGTTGTTCTTCTATCAGATCAGTGCATAACTGATCAAAATATGGAGAATAAGATCTTTGATGATGATGGAATGGGAAAAAAGTTCACAAATCCAATGCTGCTGGAAGAAGAACTCAAGAAATTCAAGAGAGAATTTGAAGCATATCAAGCATCAAGGCTTAAGGAGGGTCCAAAAGTTGATGAAAGAATTCGAAGCGTTTCGCAAAGAACCAAGAGTGTTCAAGAAATGGTTCCATGTAATACAAATTCAAAgacaaagagaaagggaaagggaaaggtaGCAATGAACAAATCTAGAAGAAGATTTGAAGATACATCACTTTCACCAACTCAGATAACTATCTTGAAGCCTTATTGCTACCATGAAGAGAGTTTGATCAATTCATCAGAAACTTCACAAGGGAGAACAAGTACTGGTGTAAAAGATTTTCTTGAGGAAGTTAAGGTGAAGTTGTTAAGTGAAATGCAGGGGAAAAGTACTTTGGAAAAGTGTTCTTCATCGGTTCGAGGAAGCGAAAATGAGAGACATAACACTAAAAAACAATCCAATTCTAAAGAAGTGGTTTGTCATAGATCAAGCGAGTTCACAGATTTTGTGACTAGGGATGTTGTTGAAGCAAATTTACTCCATTCACAATCAACAAGATCTTTTCGAAGTGAAATCGAGTTCAATGGACAGAGTTCCCCTGAATTTATCAGCAGAGGAACAATGAAGTATGCAAATTTGAATGATGATTCATTGCTTCAGAAGGAGTTATCTCCAATGAACCTTGTAAGATCCTTGTCAGCTCCTCTATCAGGAAGATTTAGCCGCTTTTCGAACGGTGATCAAATTCGGAAGAAGCTTGAAGATCTTGAAAGGATGTCTTTTGAtgctaagaagaagaagaaagatagaTTTGGAATTAGAGAAAAAGTTTCTTATCTTAAACAAAAGTTTGGTCTAAGAGGCAAGATTTTTGCCAAAAGGATTCATTCAATGGTTGAAACTCCTAATAGCATTGAAGATGGTTTCATGGTGAGAGACATTAGAAGTGGACCAACTGTTCTCATGAAACATGGGAGAAACCAT GATAACTTCACCGAGGTTCCTCCTAGTCCTGCATCTATGTGTAGCAGTGTTCATGAAGAACTTTGGAGGCAGAATGCAATTTTAAGTCCAATTTCAACTCCAAGTGTATCTTCAGTAGATGATAGCATTATGCCACAGGTTTATGGAGATATCAGCTCTGATTTAAATG AACTAAGTAAGCAACTTAGCCAACTTGAGTTTGACAGCTCAGAGGAATTCGCAACAAAGCGAAAATCTGCCGAGTACAAATTAGAACGGCTACTCGATCCGGCGGAGACTTATATAAGAGATCTTCTTGTTgcttctggactttactttggATCATGGGACAAATACCTTCAAAGAGAGGACACATTTACAAAGCCTATAGCCAACTCAATTTTTGAAGAAGTGGAAGAATCTCACAAGAAATGTTTGGTTAAAGAGAATATTATTGATAACAAGTTAGATCACAAAATGTTACTTGATTTGTTAAACGAGGCACTTTCCATTGTTCTTGGACAACCTTTGACAATGTCTAAATTCAGAAGGAAACTCAATAATTCATGCATAATACAAACTCCACCATGTGGGAAGGAACTATTGAAGCTAGTATGGGACATTATCCATGTTTCGTTGTATCCTCCAATGTCTAACACATGTTCTTATTCATTTGATAGTTTGAAGGCACAAGATTTTGGATCCATGTCATTGTATGGACTAATGAATGATGAGATCAATGTCTTAGAAATGGAGATGGCATGTTCAATTAGTGATGATTTGGTTGAAGAACTCATAAAGGATATGATGGGATTTTAA